From a region of the Panicum virgatum strain AP13 chromosome 2K, P.virgatum_v5, whole genome shotgun sequence genome:
- the LOC120695010 gene encoding uncharacterized protein LOC120695010, with the protein MDDDPERGGAVAGLPDDPLVEILSRVPFKSLCRFKCVSKAWRDLIADPLHRRKLPQTLEGIFGVPGYGDLIADPLHRRKLPQTLEGIFGAPGYGDDWDGDDDDAFCGDCGDCSDCGDSLDYVFIDLVGRSAPLVDPSFSFLSEKLPGIKHFRILRSCNGLLLLRPCPVPYADAHTLGYVVCNPATQEWMAVPSSGWICSYPPEGEEDEVDGDGEIGEDTYLIFDPALSSHFKLLQFLQKASILNEVGLRIYSSETGVWTDRSGERRRWKLGGEIPQLGIFGIISSSLGSAFVNGMLHFVVHHIYQNLIAAVDREGKTRKLISCPQNHSCSGSKPVFLGQSQGHLYCISEQIQGDSEQLTIWVIEDYDKEEWVMKHSVSSLQLFGSIKWHLRFDYTLVTIHPDRNLIFICHEDQNLISYNMDSKEVQAVSTVRDDYGITPYVPYFSESPVLSNKL; encoded by the coding sequence ATGGACGACGACCCCgagaggggcggcgcggtggccgggCTCCCCGACGACCCGCTCGTGGAGATCCTCTCCCGCGTCCCCTTCAAGTCCCTCTGCCGGTTCAAGTGCGTCTCCAAGGCCTGGCGCGACCTCATCGCCGACCCCCTCCACCGCCGGAAGCTCCCCCAGACCCTGGAGGGCATCTTCGGCGTCCCAGGGTACGGCGACCTCATCGCCGACCCCCTCCACCGCCGGAAGCTCCCCCAGACCCTGGAGGGCATCTTCGGCGCCCCCGGGTACGGCGACGATTGGGATGGAGACGACGATGATGCCTTCTGCGGCGACTGCGGCGACTGCAGCGACTGCGGCGACTCGCTTGACTACGTCTTCATAGACCTGGTGGGGCGGTCCGCGCCACTCGTGGAcccttccttctccttcctgtCGGAGAAGCTGCCGGGTATCAAGCACTTCAGGATCCTGCGTTCCTGCAatgggctcctcctcctcaggcCCTGCCCGGTTCCGTACGCTGACGCGCACACGCTGGGCTATGTGGTGTGCAATCCGGCCACACAGGAATGGATGGCCGTGCCCAGCTCCGGCTGGATTTGCTCGTATCCGCCGGAAGGGGAAGAAGATGAGGTGGACGGCGATGGGGAAATTGGTGAGGACACCTATCTGATCTTCGACCCAGCGCTCTCCTCGCACTTCAAGTTGCTCCAGTTCTTGCAGAAAGCTAGTATTCTGAACGAGGTAGGGCTGCGCATCTACTCGTCAGAAACTGGGGTGTGGACTGATAGATCAGGTGAGCGGAGGAGATGGAAATTGGGAGGTGAAATCCCACAGTTGGGTATTTTTGGGATCATATCCTCCTCGTTGGGCAGCGCCTTTGTTAACGGCATGCTGCATTTTGTCGTCCACCACATTTATCAGAACCTGATTGCTGCGGTTGATCGGGAAGGGAAGACACGCAAGCTCATCAGCTGCCCGCAGAATCACAGTTGTAGCGGGTCCAAGCCTGTATTTCTTGGTCAATCTCAAGGGCATCTCTATTGCATCAGTGAACAGATACAAGGCGACTCTGAGCAGCTCACCATTTGGGTTATTGAGGACTATGATAAAGAAGAATGGGTCATGAAGCACAGTGTGAGCTCTTTGCAGCTCTTTGGAAGTATTAAATGGCATCTCCGCTTTGACTACACTCTGGTCACCATTCATCCAGATCGCAATTTGATTTTCATTTGTCACGAGGACCAAAATCTGATATCTTATAACATGGATAGCAAGGAAGTGCAAGCTGTCAGCACAGTCAGAGACGACTATGGTATTACGCCATATGTCCCCTATTTTTCAGAATCACCAGTGCTCTCAAATAAACTCTGA
- the LOC120664231 gene encoding uncharacterized protein LOC120664231, with the protein MAGWCEEAVALLRRPAVAEMAVDVLLCAVPIWAAVMIGLVVGWSWRPRWTGLLFLGLRSRLRLLWVPPGLGARRLWLACTALSACSVAPRLLSSAFRRCRGKHQDKVPPEYHAGDDGACADGRTIFEGEHDTVTEKDLEHLLQLLDNKESGDTAWQNLMERTTSNMTYKAWRREPEEGPIMYCSRTIFEDATPELVRDFFWDGDFRLKWDPMLAHSKTLDEFPQNGTTIVHWIKKFPFFCSDREYIFGGRIWESGKTYYCVTKGVPYLSLPKKEKPRRVELYFSSWRIRAVQSPKQPGQQSACEVTLVHYEDMGIPKDVARVAVRHGMWGAVKKLQSGFRAYQHMRAENALSHSAIMARVTTKVSIAGSNAPLNQELTTADKISDGGENSRALQHGFDWKWVVVGGAVAAVCVLNTGLVGKVLLLGAARRQAKK; encoded by the exons atggcggggtggtgcgaggaggcggtggcgctgctGCGGCGGCCCGCGGTGGCGGAGATGGCCGTGGACGTGCTGCTCTGCGCGGTGCCGATCTGGGCGGCCGTCATGATCGGCCTCGTCGTGGGCTGGTCCTGGCGCCCGCGCTGGACGGGGCTGCTCTTCCTCGGCCtccgcagccgcctccgcctcctctgggTGCCCCCCGGGCTCGGCGCGCGGAGGCTCTGGCTCGCCTGCACCGCGCTCTCCGCGTGCTCCGTCGCGCCCAggctcctctcctccgcctTCCGCCGCTGCCGGGGGAAGCACCAGGACAAGGTGCCCCCCGAGTACCACGCCGGGGACGACGGAGCGTGCGCCGACGGCAG GACAATATTTGAGGGCGAGCATGATACTGTCACTGAGAAGGACCTAGAACATCTGCTTCAACTTTTAGATAACAAGGAGAGTGGGGATACAGCATGGCAGAATTTGATGGAGCGCACAACCTCAAACATGACCTACAAGGCCTGGCGGCGTGAGCCTGAG GAGGGACCTATAATGTATTGCAGCCGCACTATTTTTGAGGATGCTACTCCTGAACTGGTTAGAGATTTCTTCTGGGATGGTGATTTTCGTCTTAAGTGGGATCCCATGCTTGCACACTCAAAGACGTTGGATGAGTTCCCTCAGAATGGAACCACAATTGTCCACTGGATAAAAAAG TTCCCGTTCTTTTGCAGTGACCGTGAATACATATTTGGAGGGCGCATATGGGAATCTGGGAAGACTTACTATTGTGTTACAAAG GGTGTTCCTTATCTATCTTTGCCAAAGAAGGAAAAACCAAGGCGTGTTGAGCTGTACTTCTCAAGCTGGCGAATTAGAGCTG TTCAATCACCTAAACAACCCGGCCAGCAATCTGCATGTGAAGTAACTTTGGTTCACTACGAGGACATGGGCATACCAAAAGATGTTGCCAGGGTTGCTGTTCGGCACGGCATGTGGGGTGCTGTAAAGAAGCTGCAGTCTGGATTTAGAGCATACCAGCACATGAGAGCAGAAAACGCCCTGTCACACAGTGCCATCATGGCTCGAGTGACCACCAAGGTATCCATTGCTGGCTCAAATGCTCCTCTGAACCAAGAACTCACCACTGCTGATAAAATCAGTGATGGCGGTGAGAACTCTAGGGCACTCCAACATGGTTTCGACTGGAAATGGGTGGTGGttggaggtgctgtggctgcGGTTTGCGTGCTCAACACTGGACTGGTTGGGAAGGTCCTCCTACTAGGGGCAGCAAGACGGCAGGCAAAGAAGTGA
- the LOC120664223 gene encoding F-box only protein 8-like encodes MAHRAAEELGVIQPPPASAAAVDPVRLRRPLAALPSSPTGGLDGAMENSLPDDPLVEVLSRLPAKSICRFKCVSKPWRDLIADRLRCRKFPQTLQGFIYGDGEAHAGENYGHFINPLGEPVPLIDPSFTFLTKLPGVEKIILLGSCKGLLFGHRRVSDTYDSLGYIVCNPATEQWVAVPSSGWSPWPDSEVEEDEDYYTEEDVLTHLIFDPAVSPHFQLVQLWQESYMNLAGVHTYSSKTGVWRSTKRGDWKQWGLDAIISTSAGCPLNGMLHLKVDDIYERRSIIVALDGEGKTSRSSAE; translated from the exons ATGGCTCATCGTGCAGCGGAGGAGCTAGGGGTGATCCAACCGCCTCcggctagcgccgccgccgtcgatcccgTCCGTCTCCGGCGGCCG CTTGCCGCGCTGCCCTCTTCTCCTACCGGCGGCCTCGACGGCGCCATGGAgaacagcctccccgacgacccCCTCGTGGAGGTCCTTTCGCGCCTCCCTGCCAAGTCCATCTGCCGTTTCAAGTGCGTCTCCAAACCCTGGCGCGACCTCATCGCCGACCGCCTCCGCTGCAGGAAGTTCCCCCAAACCCTACAGGGATTCAtctacggcgacggcgaggcccaCGCCGGCGAGAACTATGGGCACTTCATCAACCCGCTGGGGGAACCTGTGCCTCTCATCGACCCTTCGTTCACCTTCCTGACGAAGCTTCCTGGGGTTGAGAAGATCATCCTCTTGGGCTCCTGCAAGGGGCTCCTATTTGGGCACAGACGGGTTTCAGACACATATGACTCACTGGGCTACATTGTGTGCAACCCCGCCACCGAGCAATGGGTGGCTGTGCCCAGCTCCGGCTGGTCCCCATGGCCAGACAGCGAggttgaagaggatgaagattACTATACGGAAGAAGATGTGCTCACACATTTGATTTTCGATCCAGCTGTCTCCCCGCACTTTCAGTTGGTCCAGCTGTGGCAGGAAAGCTATATGAACTTGGCAGGGGTGCACACCTACTCGTCTAAAACTGGGGTATGGAGGTCAACTAAGAGAGGTGATTGGAAACAGTGGGGCTTGGATGCAATCATAAGCACCTCTGCCGGATGCCCCTTAAATGGCATGCTACACTTGAAAGTCGATGACATTTATGAACGCCGGAGCATCATAGTTGCGCTTGATGGGGAAGGGAAAACATCCAGATCATCCGCTGAATAG
- the LOC120664212 gene encoding probable serine/threonine-protein kinase WNK3 isoform X1, whose protein sequence is MMGALQVQSNGGDGGGGGLFAEDPGYVEVDPTGRYGRYNEILGKGSSKTVYRAFDEQRGMEVAWNRVQVHDFLRSPGELERLYGEIHLLRSLRHRAVMRLHASWVDAPRRAVNFVTELFTSGTLRQYRRRHRRARPAAVRRWCRQLLDGLAYLHARGVIHRDLKCDNIFVNGSQGQVKIGDLGLAAVRRRASPPYYAAHCVGTPEFMAPEVYAEDYDELADVYSFGMCVLEMITLEYPYSECSHPVQIYKKVTSGIKPAALYKVTDPAARRFIDRCLAPASRRPTAVELLSDPFLQVEDDGFCIGEEGGDYSAMYDYLHQPACLDHHHHHAGGSNGSSASNGASNGGGGGGGDYGDRWDYSEDDDDGSLLRGIDQLFNENEDEHVAGVDITIKGKRMEDGSIFLRLRIADKDGTGRVRNIYFPFDADADTALSVATEMVAELDITDHEVTHIAEMIDGEVGALLPHWTPGPGMDDDDDAPPDASNAPCCKNCRYSAASSGGGSSSSSLDDYMSAAARRGCRCAEMHGRFEEITFQADEEQVQFQSSGCSSDDGGGQADDGKKLMGINGAAQGDATECSDQP, encoded by the exons ATGATGGGAGCTCTGCAGGTGCAGAGCAAtggcggcgacggtggtggtgggggtCTCTTCGCTGAGGACCCGGGGTACGTGGAGGTTGATCCCACGGGGAGGTATGGCAGG TACAACGAGATTCTCGGCAAGGGATCCTCCAAGACCGT GTACCGGGCCTTCGACGAGCAGCGGGGCATGGAGGTGGCGTGGAACCGGGTGCAGGTGCACGACTTCCTTCGGAGCCCCGGCGAGCTGGAGCGCCTCTACGGCGAGATCCACCTGCTCCGGTcgctccgccaccgcgccgtcATGCGCCTCCACGCGTCCTGGGTCgacgccccgcgccgcgccgtcaaCTTCGTCACCGAGCTCTTCACCTCCGGCACGCTCCGCCAGTaccggcggcgccaccgccgcgcgcgccccgccgccgtccgccgctggTGCCGCCAGCTCCTCGACGGCCTCGCCTACCTCCACGCCCGCGGCGTCATCCACCGCGACCTCAAGTGCGACAACATCTTCGTCAACGGCAGCCAGGGCCAGGTCAAGATCGGCGacctcggcctcgccgccgtccgccgccgcgcctcccccccTTATTACGCCGCCCACTGCGTCGGCACGCCCGAGTTCATGGCGCCGGAGGTCTACGCCGAGGACTACGACGAGCTCGCCGACGTCTACTCCTTCGGCATGTGCGTCCTCGAGATGATCACCCTCGAGTACCCTTACAGCGAGTGCTCCCACCCCGTCCAGATCTACAAGAAAGTCACCTCC GGGATAAAGCCGGCGGCTTTGTACAAGGTGACGGACCCCGCGGCGCGGCGGTTCATCGACAGGTGCCTGGCGCCGGCGtcgcggcggccgacggcggtgGAGCTGCTCAGCGACCCTTTCCTGCAGGTTGAAGACGACGGGTTTTGCATCGGAGAAGAAGGCGGCGATTACAGCGCGATGTACGATTACCTCCACCAGCCAGCCTGCTtggaccaccaccaccatcacgcCGGCGGCAGCAACGGCTCCTCGGCGAGCAACGGGGCgtccaacggcggcggcggcggcggcggcgattacGGTGACCGGTGGGACTactccgaggacgacgacgacgggagCCTGCTCCGTGGCATTGACCAGCTGTTCAACGAGAACGAGGACGAGCACGTTGCTGGGGTGGACATCACCATCAAGGGGAAGAGGATGGAGGACGGCAGCATCTTCCTCCGGCTACGCATCGCCGACAAAGACGGCACAG GGAGGGTCCGGAACATCTACTTCCCCTTCGACGCCGACGCGGACACGGCGCTGAGCGTGGCCACGGAGATGGTGGCGGAGCTGGACATCACGGACCACGAGGTAACCCACATCGCCGAGATGAtcgacggcgaggtcggcgcGCTGCTGCCGCACTGGACGCCAGGTCCCGgcatggacgacgacgacgacgccccgCCTGACGCGTCGAACGCTCCCTGCTGCAAGAACTGCAGGTACAGCGCCGCGtcctccggcggcgggtcgtcgtcgtcgtcgctcgaCGACTAcatgtccgcggcggcgcggcgcggctgccGGTGCGCGGAGATGCACGGCCGGTTCGAGGAGATCACGTTCCAGGCCGACGAGGAGCAGGTGCAGTTCCAGAGTTCAGGGTGCAGCTCCGATGATGGAGGTGGCCAGGCTGACGACGGCAAGAAGCTCATGGGCATCAATGGCGCGGCACAGGGCGACGCTACTGAATGTTCAGACCAGCCATGA
- the LOC120695011 gene encoding uncharacterized protein LOC120695011: MDCPKQSELAGLPYDALVEILAPPRQPSNVDWTVEDFDFINLLPRSVPLDIDPRFSFLTTGRPEIEDLVFADSCNGLFLFQHVRMSDSFDMLGYIVCNPATKQWETVPTCSCCPPITEFSQWYTFLAFDPAVSHFHLIHFLWKVDLDEDVEPLEDQMLEDQTLVFWLCAYSSETGTWGQSQPDWNEQGQLNEQGQLQGWRYQSRQISRHAFFNGFLHFIPAGFEHYQMVQHDQIVALDVQGKTQRIITVPAAAEGRRWAYDGYIGHSQGRLHYINNEVDAHDYKQRYELSIWVLQDYDKQEWLLKDTERFEALWKNELHRQHPMNRHRLIAYDMDRKEVSVIATFEHEIWDDKIAPYVPYFSESPALTNKL, translated from the exons ATGGATTGCCCCAAGCAGAGCGAGTTGGCTGGCCTCCCCTACGACGCCTTGGTGGAGATCCTCGCGCCTCCCCGCCAG CCGAGCAACGTCGACTGGACCGTGGAAGATTTCGATTTCATCAACCTTTTACCGAGATCCGTGCCTCTCGACATCGATCCTCGCTTCTCTTTCCTGACCACGGGGCGGCCCGAGATTGAGGATCTCGTCTTCGCGGATTCCTGCAATGGGCTCTTCCTCTTCCAACATGTCCGGATGTCAGACTCATTTGACATGTTGGGCTACATCGTGTGCAACCCGGCGACAAAGCAGTGGGAGACTGTGCCCACCTGCAGCTGCTGTCCACCAATAACAGAATTTTCACAGTGGTATACCTTTTTGGCTTTCGATCCAGCTGTCTCTCATTTTCACTTGATCCACTTCTTGTGGAAAGTGGACTTGGATGAGGACGTGGAGCCATTGGAGGAtcagatgttggaggatcagaCGTTGGTGTTCTGGTTGTGTGCCTACTCTTCTGAGACTGGGACATGGGGTCAGAGCCAACCTGACTGGAATGAACAAGGACAATTGAATGAACAAGGACAATTGCAAGGATGGCGCTATCAGAGCAGACAAATCAGCAGGCATGCCTTTTTCAATGGCTTCCTACATTTTATACCTGCTGGTTTTGAACATTATCAGATGGTTCAACATGATCAGATAGTTGCTCTGGATGTACAAGGAAAGACTCAAAGGATAATCACAGTACCAGCTGCTGCAGAGGGGAGGCGTTGGGCATATGATGGTTATATTGGTCATTCCCAAGGGCGTCTGCATTACATCAACAATGAAGTTGATGCTCATGACTATAAACAGAGATATGAACTGTCTATCTGGGTCCTTCAGGACTATGATAAACAAGAATGGCTGTTGAAGGACACTGAGCGTTTTGAAGCTCTCTGGAAAAATGAGCTGCACAGGCAGCAT CCCATGAACCGACACCGACTAATAGCATATGACATGGACCGCAAGGAAGTGAGTGTTATTGCCACTtttgaacatgaaatttgggatGATAAGATAGCTCCTTATGTCCCCTATTTCTCGGAGTCACCGGCGCTTACAAATAAGCTCTGA
- the LOC120664212 gene encoding probable serine/threonine-protein kinase WNK3 isoform X2: MMGALQVQSNGGDGGGGGLFAEDPGYVEVDPTGRYGRYNEILGKGSSKTVYRAFDEQRGMEVAWNRVQVHDFLRSPGELERLYGEIHLLRSLRHRAVMRLHASWVDAPRRAVNFVTELFTSGTLRQYRRRHRRARPAAVRRWCRQLLDGLAYLHARGVIHRDLKCDNIFVNGSQGQVKIGDLGLAAVRRRASPPYYAAHCVGTPEFMAPEVYAEDYDELADVYSFGMCVLEMITLEYPYSECSHPVQIYKKVTSGIKPAALYKVTDPAARRFIDRCLAPASRRPTAVELLSDPFLQVEDDGFCIGEEGGDYSAMYDYLHQPACLDHHHHHAGGSNGSSASNGASNGGGGGGGDYGDRWDYSEDDDDGSLLRGIDQLFNENEDEHVAGVDITIKGKRMEDGSIFLRLRIADKDGTGRVRNIYFPFDADADTALSVATEMVAELDITDHEVTHIAEMIDGEVGALLPHWTPGPGMDDDYMSAAARRGCRCAEMHGRFEEITFQADEEQVQFQSSGCSSDDGGGQADDGKKLMGINGAAQGDATECSDQP; the protein is encoded by the exons ATGATGGGAGCTCTGCAGGTGCAGAGCAAtggcggcgacggtggtggtgggggtCTCTTCGCTGAGGACCCGGGGTACGTGGAGGTTGATCCCACGGGGAGGTATGGCAGG TACAACGAGATTCTCGGCAAGGGATCCTCCAAGACCGT GTACCGGGCCTTCGACGAGCAGCGGGGCATGGAGGTGGCGTGGAACCGGGTGCAGGTGCACGACTTCCTTCGGAGCCCCGGCGAGCTGGAGCGCCTCTACGGCGAGATCCACCTGCTCCGGTcgctccgccaccgcgccgtcATGCGCCTCCACGCGTCCTGGGTCgacgccccgcgccgcgccgtcaaCTTCGTCACCGAGCTCTTCACCTCCGGCACGCTCCGCCAGTaccggcggcgccaccgccgcgcgcgccccgccgccgtccgccgctggTGCCGCCAGCTCCTCGACGGCCTCGCCTACCTCCACGCCCGCGGCGTCATCCACCGCGACCTCAAGTGCGACAACATCTTCGTCAACGGCAGCCAGGGCCAGGTCAAGATCGGCGacctcggcctcgccgccgtccgccgccgcgcctcccccccTTATTACGCCGCCCACTGCGTCGGCACGCCCGAGTTCATGGCGCCGGAGGTCTACGCCGAGGACTACGACGAGCTCGCCGACGTCTACTCCTTCGGCATGTGCGTCCTCGAGATGATCACCCTCGAGTACCCTTACAGCGAGTGCTCCCACCCCGTCCAGATCTACAAGAAAGTCACCTCC GGGATAAAGCCGGCGGCTTTGTACAAGGTGACGGACCCCGCGGCGCGGCGGTTCATCGACAGGTGCCTGGCGCCGGCGtcgcggcggccgacggcggtgGAGCTGCTCAGCGACCCTTTCCTGCAGGTTGAAGACGACGGGTTTTGCATCGGAGAAGAAGGCGGCGATTACAGCGCGATGTACGATTACCTCCACCAGCCAGCCTGCTtggaccaccaccaccatcacgcCGGCGGCAGCAACGGCTCCTCGGCGAGCAACGGGGCgtccaacggcggcggcggcggcggcggcgattacGGTGACCGGTGGGACTactccgaggacgacgacgacgggagCCTGCTCCGTGGCATTGACCAGCTGTTCAACGAGAACGAGGACGAGCACGTTGCTGGGGTGGACATCACCATCAAGGGGAAGAGGATGGAGGACGGCAGCATCTTCCTCCGGCTACGCATCGCCGACAAAGACGGCACAG GGAGGGTCCGGAACATCTACTTCCCCTTCGACGCCGACGCGGACACGGCGCTGAGCGTGGCCACGGAGATGGTGGCGGAGCTGGACATCACGGACCACGAGGTAACCCACATCGCCGAGATGAtcgacggcgaggtcggcgcGCTGCTGCCGCACTGGACGCCAGGTCCCGgcatgga cgaCGACTAcatgtccgcggcggcgcggcgcggctgccGGTGCGCGGAGATGCACGGCCGGTTCGAGGAGATCACGTTCCAGGCCGACGAGGAGCAGGTGCAGTTCCAGAGTTCAGGGTGCAGCTCCGATGATGGAGGTGGCCAGGCTGACGACGGCAAGAAGCTCATGGGCATCAATGGCGCGGCACAGGGCGACGCTACTGAATGTTCAGACCAGCCATGA